Part of the Aneurinibacillus sp. REN35 genome, ATCACCTTTTTTTAATCCGAGTCCACTCAAGACTTCCGCTGCCTTCACCGTTTCCAAGAGCAGTTTTTTACGTGTCACAGCGAATTCGACAACCGGTCCGCCTCGTCCATCATTCTTAGCTTGATCCCAACGATCACCTTCGAAATAGAATGCAATCTCATCACCATGCCCAGTAATTACATGGCGATCCACTTCATTAAAGCAGGCATTCGTCTGTCCACCTGTAAACCATTTATAGAACGGGGCATCTGTATCATCAAATGCGTTCTTCCACGGTTCATAGTTTGGCGAGTAGGTGACCGTTACGGGTGAACCTGCATCCGCATCCAAGCCCAACCACTGATTATGCTCATCACTCCAAATAACCCAAGCATTTGACTTCTGATCATACCAGTGAATCTCTCGCTTAGCGATATTGCCATGAAATTGTCCGGGATGTTGCTCTGCCTGATAGCGCTGTTTGTTCCAGTCTTCGCGAGTAAGAATTGGATTGCTTTTTACTTTCTTCGTGCGTACGTCCATTACATTGCGCCCCCTTCGATCAGCTGAAATAAATATAAATGTCGGTCAATGGTTTAACAAGCCTCCTGAACGGCTTATGGATAACACGTTGTATTAGTACAGTTCGTGTTTATCTCTCGTTTGTTATATAATAACGTACGTTTTTTATCATGGCAAGGATTTTTACGAATTATTACAACTTATTTAAAGCTTCAGATAATTATTTCGTTTTTTTAATTAAAAATCCTCCATACAGATGTATAGAGGAAAAGTTCGGCTTATAGAAGTACCGATGAAATGTTAAGCTGTTCTACAGCCTTTCTTAGCTTTCTCAAATCTTCTTCGAAAACTTCCTTCAGTTCTCGACGATAAATAATTGCAGCAGGATGATACAGAGGAAAAACATTAAATGGTTTATGTGATAACGCGAATTCTCGGCTGTCCTCATTTTTTTCAGCTTTCTGTATTGGTACAGTCAATAAAGTACCGTGTACTTTTGAAATACTTTCATCAGGAATCAGCCGCTTTAATGGCGTTGAGCCCAACGTCACAAGCAACGTTGGATTAACAAGTTCAATCTCCATATCCAGCCAAGCAGCACATGAGCGAATAGCATGTTGAGAAGGCGGCTTATTCGA contains:
- a CDS encoding uracil-DNA glycosylase, with amino-acid sequence MLLPEKFLTCVRCEDGLKREEGQTPVPGEGIPNADIILIGESPGAEEMKHCRPFIGKAGENLNGFLESVGLDRSQMYVVNTTRCRPYKETEKILKNGSKRVTKSNKPPSQHAIRSCAAWLDMEIELVNPTLLVTLGSTPLKRLIPDESISKVHGTLLTVPIQKAEKNEDSREFALSHKPFNVFPLYHPAAIIYRRELKEVFEEDLRKLRKAVEQLNISSVLL